A genome region from Euphorbia lathyris chromosome 4, ddEupLath1.1, whole genome shotgun sequence includes the following:
- the LOC136228019 gene encoding exopolygalacturonase-like, whose translation MESCLMLSTLFTILIVLSNVKAQAPAAPGAGGGGDITTFGAKPGADSAQAITTAWKEACAAAGTGTVTVPTGTFLTGPVLLAGPCKGEMKFNLIGTLQAPLKVETSGWITFEHVDKLTISGTGTLDGQGEEMWKSQPGCFKTAKMCKTTAINLRLDFVKTGLVEGITSLNSKNFHINVLSSTDITLQKLTITAPAESPNTDGIHVARSKGVTITDVNISTGDDCVSVGDGTSDLKVINVKCGPGHGISIGSLGLYQNEEPVTGVTVQGCTLTKSDNGVRVKSWPDKYGCEASGIHFSNITMEEVENPIIIDMMYCPPGGCSTTAPSKVKLTDISFKGIKGSTPTPDAISINCMPGSCTNIGLADIDLKFTGPKGPPIANCTNIKPTMTGTVNPAGC comes from the exons ATGGAATCTTGTTTAATGTTGTCAACTCTATTTACGATTTTGATTGTGTTATCTAATGTAAAAGCACAAGCACCAGCAGCACCGGGTGCGGGTGGAGGAGGGGATATAACGACATTTGGAGCAAAACCTGGTGCAGATAGTGCTCAG GCTATAACGACTGCTTGGAAAGAGGCATGTGCGGCAGCAGGTACCGGTACAGTGACAGTTCCTACAGGAACATTTCTAACAGGGCCAGTGTTACTGGCAGGTCCTTGcaaaggagagatgaaatttAACCTTATAGGAACCTTACAGGCACCACTTAAAGTGGAAACTTCTGGTTGGATTACTTTTGAACATGTTGATAAACTCACAATAAGTGGGACTGGAACTCTAGATGGTCAAGGCGAAGAAATGTGGAAGAGCCAACCTGGTTGTTTCAAGACTGCAAAAATGTGCAAGACAACAGCAATT AATCTAAGGCTTGATTTCGTAAAAACTGGTCTTGTGGAAGGTATCACATCCCTCAACAGTAAGAATTTCCATATCAATGTTTTGTCTAGCACTGACATCACATTGCAGAAGCTTACAATAACTGCACCCGCTGAAAGCCCTAATACAGATGGAATTCATGTTGCAAGATCAAAGGGAGTTACCATTACTGACGTTAACATTAGTACTGGTGATGATTGTGTCTCTGTTGGTGATGGAACATCAGACTTAAAGGTAATAAACGTCAAATGTGGTCCTGGTCATGGAATTAGTATCGGAAGTTTAGGACTTTACCAGAATGAGGAGCCTGTAACCGGAGTCACTGTTCAAGGATGCACCCTTACAAAAAGTGATAATGGTGTGAGAGTTAAATCATGGCCGGACAAATACGGTTGCGAAGCATCGGGCATACACTTTTCAAATATTACTATGGAAGAGGTTGAGAATCCTATCATTATAGATATGATGTATTGTCCACCCGGTGGATGCAGTACAACG GCTCCGTCAAAGGTCAAGCTTACTGATATTTCCTTTAAAGGCATCAAGGGTTCAACACCCACTCCTGATGCAATTTCAATCAACTGTATGCCTGGAAGTTGCACAAATATAGGACTTGCTGACATTGATCTCAAATTTACTGGACCTAAAGGACCTCCAATAGCTAATTGTACCAATATTAAGCCAACTATGACCGGAACTGTGAATCCTGCAGGATGTTAA